The proteins below come from a single Rosa rugosa chromosome 2, drRosRugo1.1, whole genome shotgun sequence genomic window:
- the LOC133734188 gene encoding probable LRR receptor-like serine/threonine-protein kinase At1g53420 isoform X2: protein MGTEASARLVSKFIIFCLIFTLWQLGSEFKNRSIAQTLPDEEVRAFKQVAKKLGLNLGYPGVFLDGSFCNQSLFLGIGCNCTFQNDTICHIRKIELSASGLTGVIPDELANLTHLESLDLSMNQLTGSIPASLGNLSWLNDLDISNNQLIGSIPESLGNIKFQAQDLSSNHLSGSIPVTLGKLAVPSAANSGSPLALSLDLSNNQLTGPIPESLGNLTFGNTHIYLYDNFLSGSIPASLGALSHLRTLDLHNNGIFGTLPQTLGNLTYLRGFKVGSNSITGTLPKSFASLQSLTKFSAAGNYLSGPLPDFIANWTEIEELYLNGNNFHGRIPAGIFNISYLQILAISDVGADSNFQFPPSTHVTTSFFHRILILRNCSITGQIPSYIGNMSSLSNLDLSFNNLTGRIPDALKNLNLSYISFSNNMLSGEIPDWIQNANWSKIDLSYNNFSKPTFEKSSKLDWNLFSCCCNFSTCLPNTTDPTTEKYCPRPNYHSLFINCGGGEPIKVDGNVYDQDNDTLQFYLSPKGNWARSSAGSTVDAFNSSEFLKSMRCGLSSEATLYKSARSSPVSLKYYGFCLRKGKYRVILHFAEIVCEDMSYKSTDKRIFDVYIQGERKLRDFNIIEKAGGPNLVHGENFTAVNVNDGVLEIHFYSAGKGTLQGPLISAISVTPEYKLHKQLSPLHIALITVASIIAFVLLLLLFAWMMGWLGTDHLQEIDIGLEKPVTLKQLKVATGNFSKRKEIGQGGFGTVYKAEVQGKIVAVKKLSSHSEERINQLKNEFYALKSMSQENLVQLLDVYNAKGLHLLIYEYMQNKSLAHALFDSKSKLKLDWEARFNICLGIARGLAYLHEHPRLKMVHRDIKSANILLDGNLKAKISDFGLASLYTEDDQFKFVKVEVTEGYMAPEYVRGVVTSKADVYSFGVVILETVSGRKNAGHKRDSQETEFLLDTACDLQRKGKLVDLVDKTLSNKYDAKQAIIILNLAVKCINISPTLRPTMSEVVSVLVGDKKIEEICSSDQIEDINDPHVKDIAEFAVSKYNKKSGKKLELQSVVKGETRVVPGENYRLVIAVKDNSVAAKYEGVVYERFWEHTRELLSFDSHIAQVDSSVSMEVTSRASTPSNLIKGEDETEHISESTP from the exons ATGGGTACTGAGGCTTCAGCAAGACTTGTTAGTAAATTTATAATTTTCTGCCTCATCTTCACTCTTTGGCAGCTTGGTTCTGAATTCAAAAATCGGAGTATAGCTCAAACGTTGCCCGATGAAGAAG TGAGAGCTTTTAAGCAAGTAGCAAAAAAGTTGGGGTTAAACCTTGGATATCCTGGAGTGTTCTTAGATGGCTCATTCTGCAACCAGAGCTTATTTCTTGGCATCGGCTGTAACTGCACTTTTCAAAACGACACCATCTGCCATATCAGAAAAAT TGAACTGAGTGCTAGCGGTTTGACTGGAGTTATACCTGATGAACTGGCCAATCTCACACATCTAGAGAGCCT GGATCTCAGTATGAATCAATTGACTGGTTCCATACCTGCTAGCTTGGGGAATTTATCTTGGCTCAATGACCT GGATATTTCGAACAATCAATTGATCGGGTCCATTCCAGAGAGTTTGGGGAATATAAAATTTCAAGCGCA GGATCTTTCAAGCAATCATTTGAGTGGATCCATACCCGTCACTTTAGGGAAATTGGCTGTCCCATC GGCTGCCAACAGCGGATCGCCCCTAGCGCTCTCCCT GGATCTTTCAAACAATCAATTGACCGGGCCTATACCAGAGAGCTTAGGGAATTTGACTTTTGGGAACACACATAT ttatctGTACGACAACTTTCTCAGCGGCTCTATACCAGCATCTTTGGGTGCATTGTCTCATCTCCGGACACT GGATTTGCATAACAATGGAATCTTTGGTACTCTCCCACAGACACTTGGAAATTTGACATACCTTCGAGGCTT CAAGGTCGGATCCAACAGTATCACCGGCACATTACCAAAAAGTTTTGCCAGCCTTCAATCGCTGACGAAATT TTCTGCAGCTGGTAACTATTTGTCTGGCCCTTTACCTGACTTCATAGCCAACTGGACTGAAATCGAAGAACT TTATCTCAACGGAAACAATTTCCACGGAAGGATACCTGCCGGAATTTTTAATATATCGTATCTACAAATTTT GGCAATAAGTGACGTCGGAGCAGACTCTAATTTCCAGTTCCCACCATCTACACATGTGACGACAAGTTTTTTTCATCGTATTCT GATACTAAGAAACTGCTCAATCACTGGTCAAATTCCTTCTTACATTGGAAATATGTCATCATTATCGAACCT AGACTTGAGCTTCAACAACTTAACGGGTAGAATCCCAGATGCTTTGAAAAACTTAAATTTAAGTTACAT ATCTTTTTCAAACAATATGCTTTCTGGGGAAATTCCTGATTGGATTCAAAATGCAAACTGGAGTAAGAT TGATCTTTCATACAATAATTTTTCAAAACCAACATTTGAAAAATCGTCCAAGTTAGACTG GAATTTGTTTTCCTGCTGCTGCAACTTCTCAACCTGTCTGCCAAATAC AACGGACCCAACCACGGAGAAGTATTGTCCAAGGCCTAATT ACCATTCATTGTTTATAAATTGTGGTGGTGGGGAGCCGATTAAGGTTGATGGAAATGTATATGATCAAGATAATGATACATTACAGTTTTACCTAAGTCCAAAAGGAAACTGGGCTCGAAGTAGTGCTGGAAGCACCGTTGATGCCTTCAATTCCAGTGAATTCTTAAAAAGCATGAGATGTGGGCTTTCCTCTGAAGCAACTTTATACAAGAGTGCTCGCAGTTCCCCGGTCTCTCTAAAATATTACGGGTTCTGTTTACGTAAAGGCAAATACAGGGTAATACTTCATTTTGCTGAAATTGTTTGCGAGGATATGAGTTACAAAAGTACAGATAAACGCATATTTGACGTATATATTCag GGTGAGAGGAAACTAAGGGATTTCAACATTATAGAGAAGGCAGGAGGTCCGAATTTAGTACATGGAGAAAATTTCACAGCGGTTAATGTAAATGATGGTGTATTAGAGATCCACTTCTACTCGGCGGGAAAAGGGACTCTTCAGGGACCTCTCATATCTGCTATATCCGTAACTCCAG AGTACAAGCTACACAAACAACTATCTCCTTTGCACATAGCGCTCATTACTGTGGCCTCAATCATAGCTTTCGTATTGCTTTTATTGCTTTTTGCCTGGATGATGGGATGGCTGGGTACAGATCACTTACAAG AAATAGATATAGGTCTAGAAAAGCCTGTCACCCTCAAACAATTAAAAGTTGCTACAGGGAATTTTAGCAAGAGGAAAGAGATTGGTCAAGGGGGTTTTGGGACCGTTTACAAG GCTGAAGTGCAAGGAAAAATTGTAGCTGTGAAGAAACTTTCCTCTCATTCAGAGGAAAGGATAAATCAGTTGAAAAATGAGTTTTATGCTTTGAAATCAATGAGTCAAGAGAACCTTGTTCAGTTACTGGACGTTTACAATGCAAAAGGCCTGCATTTGCTCATCTATGAATATATGCAAAACAAATCCCTTGCACACGCTTTATTTG ACTCAAAGTCCAAATTGAAACTTGATTGGGAAGCTAGGTTTAACATTTGCTTGGGAATAGCTAGGGGATTGGCGTATCTACATGAGCATCCCAGGCTGAAGATGGTTCACAGGGACATTAAATCAGCTAATATTCTTCTCGATGGAAACCTCAAGGCTAAAATATCAGACTTTGGATTGGCAAGCCTTTACACCGAAGATGATCAATTCAAGTTCGTCAAAGTAGAAGTGACAGA GGGATATATGGCACCCGAGTATGTTCGAGGAGTTGTGACATCTAAAGCTGATGTCTACAGTTTTGGGGTGGTTATACTTGAAACTGTTAGTGGAAGGAAAAATGCAGGACACAAGCGAGATAGCCAGGAAACTGAATTTCTTTTAGACACG GCTTGTGATTTACAGCGAAAAGGAAAGTTGGTGGACTTGGTTGATAAAACCTTGTCTAACAAATATGATGCAAAACAAGCCATCATCATCTTGAATTTAGCAGTAAAGTGCATCAATATATCGCCAACTCTGAGGCCTACTATGTCTGAAGTTGTGAGTGTTCTCGTTGGCGACAAAAAAATTGAGGAGATCTGTTCCTCTGATCAGATTGAGGACATCAACGACCCCCATGTGAAGGATATCGCAGAGTTCGCAGTGTCGAAGTACAACAAGAAATCCGGGAAGAAGCTGGAGTTACAGAGCGTGGTGAAGGGCGAGACTCGGGTCGTCCCCGGCGAGAATTACCGGCTCGTCATCGCAGTCAAGGATAACTCGGTGGCGGCCAAGTACGAGGGCGTTGTGTATGAGAGGTTTTGGGAGCATACTAGGGAATTGCTCTCCTTCGATAGTCACATTGCACAAGTTGATTCCTCTGTTTCTATGGAAGTAACCTCGAGAGCATCCACACCATCCAATTTGATCAAAGGGGAAGATGAAACAGAACACATTTCTGAGAGTACCCCCTAG